The Oncorhynchus nerka isolate Pitt River linkage group LG13, Oner_Uvic_2.0, whole genome shotgun sequence sequence ggcctaattcatttatttcaattgactgatttccttatatgaactgtaactaacatttttgaaattgttgcatgttccgTTTCTATTTTTGTCCCGTGTATATTGCGTATTGTGACCTTCTGACATTACATACACGTGTCATTTATCATCGGAGATGTCTCAATACCAAGTTGATTGTATGGAAGTGTGTCAGCGAACAACTTGAAGTACAATACATTGTGTGATAGAAGTTGACTACTAAGGATGATTTAGATCCAAATTTGGCTTTATATTACAACTAGGGGAAGTCGGGGGTGTGGGtcgtgggggggtgggggggttaccTCTTCTAATTcctcctccaactcctctccttcaatttcttcctcctctccttcctctgaaGTTTTCTTTTCTTCTTTCTCCTCATCTGACTTTACATCATCTTTCTTTTCAAGTTCCTGAAGAAATAGCCATTTTGTATGATTATCCAGACATACAAACAGCTTTCACACATAAAACATTATATGATGGGCATGTTCATTTTTAAAATCATTATTCAAGTCAATGTTATCAGGCTATTAGAATGTCAAATCTGAATGTACAGATAATCCCAACCCCTCCAGAGATTGCTTGTTTTAAAATAATAAATCAATTTATAAGAAGTGAGAGGAATAAAGGTAAAAGTGACTTACATCTAATTTACTGAGTACATCTGCTTTTTCTTTGCTTGACACCTTTATGGGTTTCTTCTTTGCGCCTACTAATATTACGTTCATTAGGAAATATAGATATTAGCAAAATCATAATGACATAAttgtaattaaaaaatatatatgtttgatTATCAATACACAAACTTTAAGTACCTGGTTTTACATTCAACTTTTTCTTTTGAGGCATGAGCTCTTTTGGAAAAAGCTGCCAGTCTAATGACACACAAGTGAGAAGTTATATTAAAATAAAATTAATAATATTGGGAATCAGACTCAGGTTTTGTTTACGATATTTATTTCCACAATGAGGTTGAAATAAcactgaaattgtgaaaatgttgATAATTCCCTTTTAGTGCAAGAGCTATTTTTAATTTTtcttacccccttttctccccaatttcgtggtatccaattgttagtaattactatcttgtctcatcgctacaactcccgtacgggcttgggagagacgaaggtcgaaagccatgcgtcctctgaaacacaacccaaccaagccacttCTTAACatagcgcgcatccaacccgaaggaaggaaacaccgtgcaccggGTTACCTTGGctagcatgcactgcgcccggcccaccacaagagtcgctggtgtgcgatgagacaaggatacccctaccggccaaaccctcccgaacccggacgacgctaggccaattgtacgtcgccccacagacctcccggtcgtggccgggtGTGACAaagcctgggtgcgaacccagagtctctggtggcacagctagcgctgcgatgcagttccctagaccactgcgccacccgggaggtcaATGCAAGAGCTTTTTGAATAAAAATAGTTTTTGGCCCACAGATCAATCTGATCTGATAATTCTGACCAATGACCAGTCATCTTTTATTTGCATATGTATCCTCTGGAGCGCTACCctcccagttgtaactaacctgattcagcttttaaactagctaattattagaatcaggtacGCTAGatgagggttggagtgtaaacgtGTACGATagcactccaggaacaggtttggagAACCCTGCTCTAGAAAATCCCAGCTGCCAATCAGCACTGTATGTAAATATTTTTAAACTATCAACTCGCCCAAACGATCAGACTGAGCAGTTCAATAGCAAAAGGCGTGATTTATCAGACACAGTGATGATTTTAAaatgccatttaaaaaaaagactGCATGGGGACTTTAATCTGATAATGACCAAATTGACCAATTACCTGGAGTCCACTCCTCATCCAACATGTTTTGCCTCTGATACCTCTCCTTGTATCTTTCCACATCTATTTGATATGTAAACAGTAAAGGTTATTACATGGATACTCACACAAACTAAACACTCAATTAAGTCAGCAAGCACATTTTATATCTGCTGGAAGTATCTATATACTTATTTCTCCCGTAGTACATTAAGCATATGACCAAGTGAACTCAAACATACAGATAAAGCAGTCATTTCCACTATACATCAATAAGCTATGGTAAGGCGGCACTTGATACGGATACATCATCTTACCCCAGAAAATAATGTGCTCGAAATCCAAGCTTAGTCAGGCCAGGAATTTCTAACTCAATATTCTCTCCTAGATCAGCTTCTCGGTCTCCAGATAAGGTATGGTTAAATGGCTAATTTCCTGAGTGTTACATTACCTCACCTCATGCCATTGTTTTAATGGATGATGAGATACACTCACCATTGCTGATAATGCACGCTCTCACCTCCTTTCCCAGCCAGAGGCTTGATGTTGTGGGGTAGTAGTCTCATGGTTCCCCTTATCTCCTGTTTCAGGGCTAGCATGTAGTCCTCATCTTCTCCCTCTTTCAAGGGCACAGGCTTGAACTCCACATCCTGAATGGGGAAAATAACTGctgacgtgcccttgagcaaggcacttaaccctaattgctcctgtaagtccccctggataagagcgtctgctaaatcagTGTCTCGCAACTctagtcctccagtaacccccaACAAGCACACTTGACTCAACTTAACAAATCATCAAGCAGTTGAATCATGAGAATCAGTTGAATGATGAGAGTTTTTCTGGGGCTCCAACTGAAATGTGTGCTATtggtggtactggaggactggagttgggtaaCACtgtgctaaatgacgtaaatgtactATAAAGCCCATTCCTCCCAAGAAAATGTCACTTACTGGAAACAGAGACCACTTCCAGGAAACAGAGACCATAAGCCCGGTAAATGCAGTCAGTATAATACTACTCACTGGATACAGCTTGTTGGGCCCCTCTCTGGTCTGAGGCATATTCCCCCTGCTGAGGCCCAGGGATTCGATGTTGAAGCTGAAGGCAGCTATACCACGGCCTTTACCACCAGCCATGTCTGCACTATGAGTGGGCTGCTGCTTCCAACACGCGATGACCTATATTACAGAGGACATAGTGATGTTCACATTCTCATGCACACATGCCCCCTCAGATGTCCTGTAAAAATGTTTTATACATATGAACTTCTTTGCTTGTTTCGCTGTAATAGtactagccacctagcaattttatgaaATTGGCTTGAGCTAGCCCAGATTGGGAACCTATTTCCTAACCTCATAACTAGCTAACAAGAAGCTAGCTGCTTTTAGAAATGCTAGTATTTACACACTAGCATCGCTAGGAAGTagcttgcaaaaaaaaaaaaaacatctaataGAAAATAAATTAAAGACTTTCCAAACGTGGGTCTGTTTGTAAAAGCCCTTGTATATAtatgctccctgtatatagcaatgTTATTTTTTTACTCGTTTTTCACCGTGTCTTTATTCCGGGTGCCACTATTtctattttgttttttttttaaccccgcattgttggaaaaggacacCCGTTGACATgaactttactcgcataaaaaggttggatgtcAACGCATCACTAACCCTTTCATCCCCATGAATTACCTGATGTATGAGAAAACTGATGTATGATGGAAACATTAAATGCCGGTACAAGTTTATAAATGCTGACAATTGtcattcgacatggtgggatctttttgtgccggtaaaattaattatgcgagaaatggtggtggaaacgCCTTTGCTCAAATATTGATatcataaccatcatatcgaagtacaCTTGGAGTCATGCGATGATGattatgttgtgtggtcctcccactatgactcgggAAAGTAAGCAGtttttaggctacagatgaaatacatTGATGCATTTCACAGGATGGTGAATGTGCAAGGTGATGCACGAGGGTCATtttctggtgacatgatcatcGATACTTgcctgccgtttgacaaatacaaataatatCGTTGATCCACAATACTCTCATAATGTAGCCTACCAGCACTGTTCTGCGAGCTGTTGGCCTGATAGAGCACATGTGTAAAGACCAGAGTGGGCATATTTGCTATATAACGCAACGGTATTATGacaaccatcagtagagttgaaacaTATTTGAAATCGCGAAAGTCAGTTTGATGGAAACAAatatctggtgggaaaatgcgcatATTGTTTTAGGCAGATTTttgaatattcgcatgaaaaaaGCTGTcacaaattggatggaaacctagctacagtCAGCCCATGTTGTGAATTGAAATCCACTGCATGTTGTTTTTTTTTTCGGTTGAACTAGAATAGCGTGTTCTGTGTGGGTGAAATCAAATAGTCGAATGTCATGGAGTTAAAAGTAGGACCTAATTACCACGCCACCGGTGAATTGTAGGTCCTCGTCTTTCTCCTTTGCGCACAGCTGTTACTTAGCGATGCATACATTGGGCATTATTTATATGACGACATGGGTAGGTGTGTTCTAGCCAATAGCTTTTGGTTTTCACAGTGCCGTCATACATCTATCCGTCCAGTCAACATGCGTTCCTCCCACAAGGGTGTGTCCGGTGGCCACCATTATTTCTGGGTATTAAAATCTTAGACATTCAAATACAGTGATATTACatgtgtgtagcagaacaacggCAATTGACTGCAGCTTTTACGCGTCGCCAAGTGAATGACCTGGCATGTCTGCCACGGACTGGTACGCGCATAAATCCCTCGGGGAAGGACTATATTGGATCCAGGAGAAGTTTTTCGAATCGTCAAACAGAGCTAATATTTGGCTCCTCCGAGGATCTCACCAAGACGTAGTGATAGACACAGGCTTGGGTTTGAGGAGCTTACCTGACTACATTAACTCCAAAGGTCTGCTTGGAGACGACCCGCAGCGAAAGAACCCCCTTTTGGCTATCGCCACCCACGCCCACTTCGACCACTCAGGTGGTCTGTATCAGTTCCAACAGGTCGGGGTCCACAGTGCAGAGGTCGATGCGCTGGCTAACGGAGACAACTTCGAGACGGTCACCTGGCTGTCCGATAGAGAGATAGTCCAGGCTCCCTGGCCGGGATGGAGGGCCAGGCAATACAGAGTCAAAGCTGTACAACCAACACATATACTACAAGAAGGTAAGAACCAAACATTCTATAGAGATACCAATGTGGTGGCATAATTGTTTTAACAGAAATCTAGAAGACCATTTGCTGTATGATGTTGAGATAAAGATATGGTCAATATGAATGTAATTACACAGCCCTTTAAAGGATGTGTCTGCAACCCTTGTTACAGACTTTGCGTTGGAATACACTTTCACATTAGGCTGCATCCCAAGGGAAATTTATACTGCAGAGACTTGGCAGAGCACCAACACTGACCTCCCatcacgcacgcgcacacacacctgCATTACCCCTCCCTTTTTTTGTATCCCATCATACACTCTCAATAGAAGTCAGAGCGTTAAAAATCTGACTGCGCATTCTTGAGATGAGGTTCCACACCCTAAATAAGTCTATTGACTCATTTACAGGAACTGTACAATGTTGTtgcttattttatttaacctttaggcaaggcaagtcagttaagaacacatttatttatttacaatgatggcatgCCCCGGCATGCCCCGGCCAAACCCAAATGTGCgcccgtcctatgggactcccaatcacggccggttgtgatacagcctggaattgaaccagggtctgtggtgatgcctctagcactgagatgcagttccttagaccactgcaccactcaatAGCCCTTATAATGGGTCCCATAGGAAAGAACTGGATAGGTGCAGTGACGTGTTAATTTTACAGAGTCAGCATAGTAGTACGGTACCCCTAGAGAAaagtagggttaagtgccttgatcaAGGGCACGTCGGCAGATTTTTtccaccttgtcggctcaggtatttgaaccagtgacttttcggttactggcccaatgctctaaccactaggttagaaagaccaggaaggttttccaatggctcgcaaaaagggcacctattggtagatgggtaaaatgaacaaaaaacagacattgaatatccttttTAGCACTTTAGAGATATTAATTACAATGTGGATGGTTTACCAATACACCCagccactacaaagatacaggagtccttcctaactcagttgacggagaggaaggaaaccgctcagtgatttcacaatgaggccaatggtgattttaaatgagttacagagttaaatggctgtgataggagaactgaggatggatcaacaatattgcagttactacacaatactaacctaaatgacaaagtgaaaagaaggaagcctgtacagaataaaaatattccaaaacatgcatcctgtttgcaataagctTGAAGTAATACTGAAGTAAATAAATATACTTTTTGCCCTGAAtataaagcattatgtttggggcaaatccaacacaacacataactgggtaccacttttcatattttcaagcatggtgatggctgcatcatgttatggatatacttgtcattggcaaggactagggagttgtttaaaaaaaaaatagaaacggaatggagctcaGCACAGGCAAAgccctagaggaaaacctggttcagtgtgatttccaacagacactgggagacaaatccacctttcagcaggacaataaccaaaaATGCAAGGACAAttatacactggagttacttaccaagatgacgttgaatgttcctgagtgtcctagttacagttttgacttgaaaatggctgtctagcaatgatcaataaccaacttggcagagcttgaagaatgaaaaaaataataatgggtaaatattgtacaatccaggtttgcaaaactcttagagacttactcaaatactcacagctgtaatcactgccaaaagtgatattaacatgtattgactcagggggttgaatacttacgtTTTATTTTCCATTAATAATTTAAAATAATGTAATCCCACATTGTAAtactacaaaatgtggaaaaagtcaagtggtgtgaatactttctgaaggcactgtatatgctatTTTCATACTCAGCTGATGACTTTGATGGATTTTATTTTAGCCAAGGAAATACAGCAGACGAGACCCGGCCATACTGAATTACGACAGAGCCTGAAAGGGAGAATGTACACATATTCAATCCCATCCACAGAGATCAGACCACAACACAAGTTATATTCTTGctttgaagacacacacacacactcctgatcCATATTCTTAATTATGGCAGATTTTTGGTCCGTCTTGTCACATGTTCACGCATTGCCGCACACTTAAAAAAGTTGGCTCAAACTCCCCCAGCCAGCATCCGATCCCTGTGTAATCTAAGCACTGGTCAATACACTTCTGCTGCGTCAGTGCTGCAATGCAGTTGGAATATCTTATTGCTCAATGTGTCTGTTTTCCCCACCTTTCTCTCCTCATTCTCCCTCAGGTGATGTCATCAACCTGGGTGACAGGCAGCTGACGGTGCTGCACATGCCCGGCCACTCCCGGGGCAGCATCTGCTTGCACGATGGCAACAACAAGATGCTGTTCAGTGGGGACGTGGTCTACGACGGAGCCATGATCGACTGGCTGCCCACTAGCCAGGTCAGCGACTACATCAGCAGCTGTGAGCGCCTGGTGGGGCTGGTGGACAGCGAGCAGGTGGACCAGGTAATGCCGGGACACTATCACACATTTGGCGCGAAGCAGCTCCACCGCATCGCCTCGGGGTACATTGACAAAGCTGGCACCTGCCCGGCACGCTTCTCCACGTTCGCCTGGAGGACCTTGGCCGGATTGGCGTTACGGGCCTCCAACACACGGGGCGGGGCATCTGCTAGCCAAGGGACAGGCTAGCATTTAGAGTCGCACAGGTAGACTGGGGATATGCGGGAGATAATTTACCCCTTCAATGATCAGGAATTCTTTGTACTGTCAATCAGAAACTGCTGTGATCCAATGTATGTTAATTTACATCATTAATTAAAATGCCCCCACGCTTTACATCAGGCAATGATTGACAGAAAATCAAGATTCCCATCATTATGGGATGCATTCAAGACTGGAAAAtgaatatatacactgctcaaaaaaataaagggaacactaaaataacacatcctagatctgaatgaatgaaatattcttattaaatacttttttctttacatagttgaatgtgctgacaacaaaatcacacacaaattatcaatggaaataaaaatgtatcaacccatggaggtctggatttggagtcacactcaaaattaaagtggaaaaccacactacaggctgatccaactttgatgtaatgtccttaaaacaagtcaaaatgaggctcagtagtgtgtgtggcctccacgtgcctgtatgacctccctaaaatgcctgggcatgctcctgatgaggtggcggatggtctcatGAGGgatctcccagacctggactaaagcatctgtcaactcctggacagtctgtggtgcaacgtggcgttggtggatagagcaagacatgatgtcccagattcaggtctggggaacgggcgggccagtccatagcatcaatgccttcctcttgcaggaactgctgacacactccagccacatggggtctagcattgtcttgcattaggaggaacccagggccaaccgcaccagcatatggtctcacaaggggtttgAGGACacatctcatctcggtacctaatggcagtcaggctacctctggcgagcacatggagtgtggccccccaaagaaatgccaccccagaccatgactgacccaccaccaaaccggtcatgctggaggatgttgcaggcagcagaacgttcccCACGGTGtgtccagactctgtcacatgtgctcagtgtgaacctg is a genomic window containing:
- the polr3g gene encoding DNA-directed RNA polymerase III subunit RPC7 isoform X3; the encoded protein is MAGGKGRGIAAFSFNIESLGLSRGNMPQTREGPNKLYPDVEFKPVPLKEGEDEDYMLALKQEIRGTMRLLPHNIKPLAGKGDVERYKERYQRQNMLDEEWTPDWQLFPKELMPQKKKLNVKPVGAKKKPIKVSSKEKADVLSKLDELEKKDDVKSDEEKEEKKTSEEGEEEEIEGEELEEELEEENDYIASYFEDGDDFGAGSDENMDEGATY
- the polr3g gene encoding DNA-directed RNA polymerase III subunit RPC7 isoform X2 codes for the protein MAGGKGRGIAAFSFNIESLGLSRGNMPQTREGPNKLYPVSSIILTAFTGLMVSVSWKWSLFPDVEFKPVPLKEGEDEDYMLALKQEIRGTMRLLPHNIKPLAGKGDVERYKERYQRQNMLDEEWTPVGAKKKPIKVSSKEKADVLSKLDELEKKDDVKSDEEKEEKKTSEEGEEEEIEGEELEEELEEENDYIASYFEDGDDFGAGSDENMDEGATY
- the mblac2 gene encoding metallo-beta-lactamase domain-containing protein 2, with translation MSATDWYAHKSLGEGLYWIQEKFFESSNRANIWLLRGSHQDVVIDTGLGLRSLPDYINSKGLLGDDPQRKNPLLAIATHAHFDHSGGLYQFQQVGVHSAEVDALANGDNFETVTWLSDREIVQAPWPGWRARQYRVKAVQPTHILQEGDVINLGDRQLTVLHMPGHSRGSICLHDGNNKMLFSGDVVYDGAMIDWLPTSQVSDYISSCERLVGLVDSEQVDQVMPGHYHTFGAKQLHRIASGYIDKAGTCPARFSTFAWRTLAGLALRASNTRGGASASQGTG
- the polr3g gene encoding DNA-directed RNA polymerase III subunit RPC7 isoform X1, with amino-acid sequence MAGGKGRGIAAFSFNIESLGLSRGNMPQTREGPNKLYPVSSIILTAFTGLMVSVSWKWSLFPDVEFKPVPLKEGEDEDYMLALKQEIRGTMRLLPHNIKPLAGKGDVERYKERYQRQNMLDEEWTPDWQLFPKELMPQKKKLNVKPVGAKKKPIKVSSKEKADVLSKLDELEKKDDVKSDEEKEEKKTSEEGEEEEIEGEELEEELEEENDYIASYFEDGDDFGAGSDENMDEGATY